A portion of the Oxynema aestuarii AP17 genome contains these proteins:
- a CDS encoding ATP-binding protein — translation MNRPLVRTAHATPQARYGGERPPESGGSALQDLTRLTAQICQTPIAAVVLTREQPVQVAASVGVSGERLAQVGQLYEQIAAIAREEGTRGEGWAIADVEADRRLAGKLKSGFRRYLQEDLYDRNGLWVGSLCAIAPDPAPISDEQLESLRSLARLCEADLEQSGGRVSGPWSWTKAEVAREKRRGAAQAEGDVNPEGATIGIDMKGRVIAWNQGAEKLYGWRESEALGRQIDRFVGRDWNPSWETIRERVWEHGDWQGDIIYWKRDLDHQGGYRRSPRAIALTSQWRAQRNRNGLPLAIWTTQIETTTSEGVTGESAVIEIACLRGRSDWGSDTMRASNSLRESKNSVNMMPEGNLATPIPIETVVDNLPVAVYRSSGFEDDDWRRFLGGGLVESFGQPEVESRGPGGRTSYTWAEYKQMLHPEDRERVEEEMQSCIARSQPFDLEYRLVDRDGTYKRLRDRGRGTFDPRGRLLSIDGIVCNQDLEGGSGREEANATVADQRDRIADLSQDMGRLLSDGGSLTEILQRGVEICLDHLDATSTGIWIINSTANFLERQVVAGEPFDEDRFPTRVAIACESGANSQMSPLGRVVCNRQRLYGESSIATEKLDLLEETEADRANWLVYPLMVEDRLVGAIAVISRHCAIAAIRSALEWVTSGLAVAVDRAWAKEALLSRREGLLFRLASQIRNSLDLDTILETAVHEIRSVLQIDRCHFLWYLPIAKQPTLTVTHEARAPELPSLLCEYPPQQSAELAVKIRNLQALRIDDITSATDVEETTRSLIAEMGITSELMLPLETRSGQLGAVVCSHCSGPRPWSQSEVELLQAVVDQLSLAIDQAELYAQTHAAALAAQTQAQQLSEALQNLKQTQAQLIQTEKMSSLGQMVAGIAHEINNPVNFITGNLVHANNYTQDLLELLEAYQLYYPDPVEELKEKAEEIDLDFLVEDLPKILSSMHMGADRIRQIVVSLRNFSRLDEAEMKPVDIHEGIDNTLLILHNRWKPRGKHLGIELVKEYGDLPRVECYAGQLNQVFMNILANAMDALENQPHPQILTISTEVCQTDPRGNPSHVKIKIRDNGPGIEESVKKRLFDPFFTTKPVGKGTGLGLSISYKIVVEKHGGHLTCESEPGNGCEFIIEIPVKQPAVASWCA, via the coding sequence ATGAATAGACCTTTAGTGAGAACGGCCCATGCGACTCCACAAGCGCGCTATGGTGGAGAAAGACCCCCGGAGTCCGGTGGATCGGCGTTGCAGGATCTAACCCGCTTGACGGCGCAAATTTGCCAAACCCCGATCGCGGCAGTCGTCCTGACGCGGGAGCAACCCGTGCAGGTGGCGGCGTCGGTGGGGGTGTCGGGAGAGCGGTTGGCGCAAGTGGGGCAGTTGTACGAGCAAATTGCGGCGATCGCCCGAGAGGAAGGAACCCGGGGAGAGGGTTGGGCGATCGCCGACGTCGAAGCAGACCGTCGGTTGGCGGGAAAATTGAAATCGGGATTCCGACGTTACCTCCAAGAAGACCTGTACGACCGCAACGGTTTGTGGGTGGGCAGTTTGTGCGCGATCGCCCCCGACCCGGCGCCGATTAGCGACGAGCAACTAGAGAGCTTGCGATCGCTGGCGCGCTTGTGCGAAGCGGATTTAGAGCAATCGGGCGGGCGGGTTAGCGGGCCGTGGAGCTGGACGAAAGCCGAAGTTGCTCGGGAGAAGCGGCGAGGGGCAGCGCAAGCGGAAGGCGATGTCAACCCGGAGGGAGCTACGATCGGCATCGACATGAAAGGGCGAGTGATTGCCTGGAATCAAGGGGCCGAAAAACTATACGGGTGGAGAGAATCCGAAGCCCTCGGGCGCCAAATCGATCGCTTCGTCGGTCGAGACTGGAATCCGAGTTGGGAGACCATTCGCGAGCGAGTTTGGGAGCATGGCGACTGGCAAGGGGATATCATATATTGGAAACGCGATCTAGACCATCAGGGAGGATATCGTCGTTCGCCACGAGCGATCGCGCTGACGAGTCAATGGCGGGCGCAGAGAAATCGCAACGGCCTTCCCTTAGCGATTTGGACGACACAAATCGAAACAACAACGTCAGAGGGGGTGACGGGGGAAAGCGCCGTCATAGAGATTGCCTGTCTTCGAGGGCGAAGTGATTGGGGATCGGACACCATGAGGGCATCGAATAGTTTGCGAGAGAGTAAAAATTCAGTCAACATGATGCCAGAGGGAAATTTAGCCACACCAATACCCATCGAAACTGTGGTGGATAACCTACCCGTGGCGGTTTATCGCAGTAGCGGTTTCGAGGATGACGACTGGCGCCGTTTTCTGGGAGGGGGCTTAGTCGAGAGTTTTGGACAACCCGAGGTCGAGTCGAGAGGGCCGGGAGGGAGGACGAGCTACACTTGGGCCGAATATAAACAGATGCTGCACCCGGAAGATCGCGAACGGGTCGAAGAGGAAATGCAATCTTGCATCGCGCGATCGCAACCCTTCGACCTAGAATATCGGCTCGTCGATCGCGATGGAACCTACAAACGGCTGCGCGATCGCGGTCGGGGGACTTTTGACCCCCGAGGTCGTCTCCTGTCGATCGACGGGATCGTGTGTAACCAAGATCTAGAAGGGGGTTCGGGTCGCGAAGAGGCGAACGCCACCGTCGCCGACCAGCGCGATCGCATCGCCGATCTCAGTCAAGATATGGGGCGGTTGCTCTCCGACGGGGGGAGTCTGACCGAAATTTTGCAACGGGGGGTCGAAATCTGTCTCGACCATCTCGACGCCACCTCCACCGGGATTTGGATTATTAACAGTACGGCAAACTTCCTCGAACGGCAAGTGGTGGCGGGGGAACCGTTTGACGAGGATCGCTTTCCGACGCGGGTAGCTATTGCCTGCGAGAGTGGGGCCAATTCGCAGATGTCCCCTCTCGGTCGAGTCGTGTGCAACCGCCAACGACTGTACGGAGAGAGTTCGATCGCCACGGAAAAGCTCGATCTGTTAGAAGAAACCGAAGCGGATCGGGCTAACTGGTTGGTTTATCCGTTGATGGTTGAGGATCGCCTCGTCGGGGCGATCGCCGTGATTTCCCGTCATTGCGCGATCGCCGCCATCCGCAGCGCCCTCGAATGGGTCACCAGTGGTCTCGCCGTCGCCGTCGATCGCGCCTGGGCGAAAGAAGCCCTACTCTCGCGCCGGGAAGGATTGCTGTTCCGCCTCGCCAGCCAAATCCGCAACTCCCTCGATTTAGATACGATTTTAGAAACTGCCGTTCACGAAATCCGCAGCGTCTTGCAAATCGATCGCTGTCATTTCTTGTGGTACCTACCCATTGCCAAACAGCCGACCCTGACGGTCACCCACGAAGCCCGCGCCCCGGAATTACCGAGCTTGCTGTGCGAATATCCTCCGCAACAAAGCGCCGAACTTGCCGTTAAAATCCGCAATTTACAAGCCTTACGCATCGACGACATCACCAGCGCCACCGATGTCGAAGAGACGACGCGATCGCTGATTGCCGAAATGGGCATTACCTCCGAACTGATGCTACCGTTGGAAACTCGTTCCGGTCAACTCGGGGCGGTGGTGTGCAGCCACTGTAGCGGCCCGCGTCCGTGGAGTCAAAGCGAGGTCGAACTCCTACAAGCCGTCGTCGATCAGCTTTCCCTGGCGATCGACCAAGCCGAACTCTACGCCCAAACTCACGCCGCCGCCCTCGCCGCCCAAACCCAAGCCCAACAACTCAGCGAAGCTCTGCAAAATCTCAAACAAACCCAAGCGCAATTAATTCAAACCGAGAAAATGTCGAGCTTGGGTCAAATGGTCGCCGGAATTGCCCACGAAATCAATAACCCGGTCAACTTTATTACGGGGAACCTCGTTCACGCCAACAACTATACCCAAGACTTACTCGAACTGCTCGAAGCTTACCAGCTTTACTATCCCGATCCGGTGGAGGAACTCAAAGAAAAAGCCGAAGAAATCGATCTCGATTTCCTGGTGGAGGATTTGCCCAAAATTCTCTCGTCGATGCACATGGGCGCCGATCGCATCCGCCAGATCGTCGTCTCCCTGCGCAATTTCTCCCGCTTGGACGAAGCGGAAATGAAGCCCGTAGACATTCACGAAGGCATCGACAATACCTTGCTGATCCTGCACAATCGCTGGAAACCGAGGGGCAAACACCTCGGAATCGAACTGGTGAAAGAATATGGGGATTTGCCGCGCGTCGAATGCTACGCCGGACAGCTCAATCAGGTGTTTATGAATATTTTGGCGAACGCTATGGATGCGTTGGAAAACCAACCCCATCCCCAGATCCTCACGATCTCGACAGAAGTTTGTCAAACCGACCCCCGAGGGAATCCGTCTCACGTCAAAATTAAAATTCGCGATAACGGCCCGGGAATTGAGGAATCGGTGAAAAAACGACTGTTCGATCCGTTCTTCACCACCAAGCCCGTCGGTAAAGGAACGGGGTTGGGCCTGTCGATCAGTTATAAGATCGTGGTCGAGAAACACGGCGGCCACCTCACCTGCGAGTCCGAACCGGGCAACGGCTGCGAATTTATTATCGAAATTCCCGTCAAACAGCCCGCCGTCGCCAGTTGGTGCGCCTGA
- a CDS encoding HAD family hydrolase — protein MVAPIPTLLALDFDGVLCDGSIEYFQSAWRTYAQIWEGETAIAPSGLAERFYPLRPVIETGWEMPVLIRALLKGVPDEQILRDWGTISQKIVTQEDLDPGAIAARLDRIRDEWIASDLDGWLSLHRFYPGTIARIKPLVDPAETGDTASASLGERIKLVIITTKEERFVRSLLGQQGIELDRDAVYGKGVKRPKPDILKTLLAQEPQPPQIWFVEDRFKTLEAVRKYPELDAIALYLADWGYNTTGERSAARAHPSIELLSLDRFGRGFGEWRVGSRESGIGSE, from the coding sequence ATGGTTGCACCGATTCCCACCCTGCTAGCCCTCGACTTTGACGGCGTTCTTTGCGACGGTTCGATCGAATATTTTCAAAGTGCGTGGCGAACTTACGCCCAGATTTGGGAGGGTGAGACCGCGATCGCCCCTTCCGGTTTAGCCGAACGGTTTTATCCGTTGCGACCCGTCATCGAAACGGGTTGGGAGATGCCCGTATTGATCCGGGCTTTGCTCAAAGGGGTGCCCGACGAGCAGATTTTACGGGATTGGGGGACGATCTCCCAAAAGATCGTCACCCAAGAGGATCTCGATCCCGGGGCGATCGCCGCCCGCCTGGATCGGATTCGCGACGAGTGGATCGCCTCGGATTTAGACGGGTGGCTGTCGTTGCATCGCTTTTATCCGGGAACGATCGCACGCATCAAGCCCCTGGTGGATCCTGCAGAGACGGGGGATACAGCTTCGGCGTCCCTTGGCGAACGGATTAAACTGGTCATTATTACGACGAAAGAGGAACGCTTCGTGCGATCGCTGTTGGGACAACAAGGAATCGAACTCGATCGCGATGCGGTCTACGGAAAAGGCGTGAAACGACCGAAGCCGGATATCCTCAAAACATTACTCGCGCAAGAACCGCAACCGCCTCAGATTTGGTTTGTCGAAGATCGGTTTAAAACCCTGGAAGCCGTGCGAAAATACCCCGAACTCGACGCGATCGCCCTTTATTTAGCCGATTGGGGCTATAACACGACCGGGGAGCGATCGGCAGCCCGAGCTCATCCCAGCATCGAGTTACTGTCCTTGGATCGGTTCGGTCGGGGTTTTGGGGAGTGGAGAGTCGGGAGTCGGGAATCGGGAATCGGGAGTGAGTAG
- a CDS encoding DNA double-strand break repair nuclease NurA, producing the protein MLDLNKIARQMQGISQHLTKEAEAARSRLEQAQMLLDRASQRQAILIAEREDWQDRMAFSPAVPVEPLDMRPYIATPPQVQTVLATDGSQIAPSHHEIAYCYLINIGRVLLHYGQSRLPLLDSLPEVFYKPEDLYGSLKWGIRTEEWMGYRRAVSEATALADLGCWWRSQQAGEDPSSTAVPILAMVDGSLVYWFLEPLPTDARHEILSGILSAWERLRVAKVPLVGYLSASRSGEALSFLRLQACPYDHPDCFTHCPIDADAIARSYENKAPCQVFDPLRDATFWASVLEPGQRSPLWRSSSRILDLYDDRLRVYFCYLHVGPEVARVDVPEWVAQDRETFEMALSLVLGQVHKGYGYPVALAEAHNQAVVRGGDRARFFALLEREMIKAGLTNVGISYKEARKRGSIA; encoded by the coding sequence ATGCTTGATTTAAACAAAATTGCGCGGCAAATGCAGGGAATTAGCCAGCATTTGACCAAAGAAGCGGAAGCGGCGCGATCGCGCTTGGAACAAGCTCAAATGCTGCTCGATCGAGCCAGTCAGCGCCAAGCCATTTTGATTGCGGAACGGGAAGACTGGCAAGATCGGATGGCTTTTTCTCCGGCGGTTCCCGTCGAACCCCTCGATATGCGCCCCTACATCGCCACGCCGCCGCAGGTACAAACGGTTTTGGCGACGGACGGTTCTCAGATCGCCCCTTCTCATCACGAAATTGCTTATTGTTATTTGATTAATATCGGTCGGGTTTTACTGCACTACGGTCAAAGTCGGTTACCTTTACTCGATAGCTTGCCCGAAGTGTTTTACAAACCCGAGGATTTGTACGGATCGTTGAAATGGGGAATCCGAACGGAAGAGTGGATGGGGTATCGGCGGGCGGTTTCCGAAGCGACGGCGTTAGCTGATTTGGGGTGTTGGTGGCGATCGCAGCAAGCCGGGGAAGACCCCTCGTCAACCGCCGTGCCTATTTTAGCAATGGTAGACGGTTCGTTAGTGTACTGGTTTTTGGAACCCCTCCCGACTGACGCCCGCCACGAGATTCTGTCGGGTATTTTATCGGCGTGGGAACGCCTGCGAGTGGCGAAGGTGCCATTAGTGGGCTATTTAAGTGCGTCCCGCAGTGGGGAAGCGTTGAGCTTTTTGCGCTTGCAAGCTTGTCCCTACGACCATCCGGACTGTTTCACTCACTGTCCGATCGATGCGGATGCGATCGCGCGGTCTTACGAGAATAAAGCGCCGTGTCAGGTGTTCGACCCGTTACGAGATGCGACCTTTTGGGCGTCGGTGTTGGAACCGGGACAGCGTAGCCCGTTATGGCGCAGTTCGTCGCGGATTTTGGATTTATACGACGATCGCCTCCGTGTTTATTTTTGTTACTTGCATGTCGGTCCGGAGGTGGCGCGGGTGGATGTTCCGGAGTGGGTGGCACAAGATCGAGAAACTTTTGAAATGGCGTTGAGTTTGGTGTTGGGACAAGTTCACAAAGGATATGGCTATCCGGTTGCCCTGGCGGAGGCTCACAATCAGGCGGTGGTTCGTGGCGGCGATCGGGCTCGTTTCTTCGCCTTGTTAGAGCGGGAAATGATTAAGGCGGGATTGACCAATGTGGGGATTTCGTATAAGGAAGCTCGCAAGCGCGGCAGTATCGCTTAG